The DNA segment CAATAATAACAAAAAACATTAGATAATATGAAGAAATTCCTAGCCTTGTCGCTCGTTTGCCTTGCCGCCGTGCTTTCCGTCCACGCCCAAAAAGCGACCACCGACGAACAAAAAGCCTTCAAAAAAGAAATGATGGACAAGTATGACGCCGACAAAAACGGCAAGCTCGACAAAGACGAAAAAGCCAAGATGACCGACGACGAAAAAGCCAAGTGGAAAAAACTTTTCCCGGCCCACCACAAGAAAGCCGATTCCGACACCGGCTCCTCGACCAACTCCGTCCCCAAAACGAACTAATTTTTGGTTCGATCAGAAGGGCCGCACGGCCCCGAACGAACAACGCCCCACTGCCCCCAGTGGGGCGTTTTAATTTCCGTTGCAAACTCAGAGCGGGGCTATTGCTCCGCTTCCTCGTCCAACTGATGCGTTCCTTCACAAAAGTCCCGTAGGGACAACCGACAATCTACGGCTGGCAGGGCGGAACTGCTGCTCCGCCGTCCTAAGTCCCGCAGGGACGACAGATCTTAGCCCAGCAATTTATTGCTGGGGATGCCATCCGCTCCAAACCAAGTCCCGCCCGGGACGAAAGAAATCAGCCACCCACCAAACGCGATTAATCTTCAACTTGCAATCGCAATCCAACGCATTCCAATCCATTCTCAAAAACTCAAAACTCATTTCTGCTTGATCCTCACGGCCCCGAACAAACAACGCTCCCACTACCCCAGTGGGGCGTCTTGTTTTTTGGTTGGGCGGATAATGGCAAGTAAGTTCGCAGACCGATCGAAAACTTTGTGTTGGCTGGAAAAGAATAACCTAAACCGCTCGTCTCTTGATCCATTTTGTCCAAACGGATTTTGCAATGCGGCCCAAAGCCGCGCCTATTAAGCCCAGCACCGCAAGAACGACATAAAACATCAGTGCGACCGGCCATAGATTCAGCGAGTTTCCACCGTCCTTTATTAGGTTGACCACCATTCCAATAGGCAAGCACAACATGGTCGCCGGTCCGACAATCCATACCGGACTGCGGCCAAAAACGCCAACCAACATACCAACTATTAACGGATAGATAAATTCATAAATACCGGCGTTCGGATGGCTATCGTACAACTGCATTAAAATAAGCTCAATAGAGCCTATAGCCGCTGCGAAACCAACTTCTATCCAAAGTCTCGGCCCTGATTTCATAATTCTATTGCCACACCTGTCCCATTCCTCACAACCTCGGATCCACCGGCTCACTCTCCAAAGCCAGCACCCCAAACACCGCCTCATGAACCCGCCGCAAAGGTTCCTTACGCGCGAACCGTTCAAGCGCTTCTACCCCCAGCGTAAACTCCCTCAACGCCAGCGAGCGCTTCGTGGAAAGCCTTCGCGCGCGCAATCGTTCCAGATTTTCCGCCGCCGTATATTCGGGACCATAAATGATCCGGTGGCTAT comes from the Verrucomicrobiia bacterium genome and includes:
- a CDS encoding EF-hand domain-containing protein, whose translation is MKKFLALSLVCLAAVLSVHAQKATTDEQKAFKKEMMDKYDADKNGKLDKDEKAKMTDDEKAKWKKLFPAHHKKADSDTGSSTNSVPKTN